A genomic region of Spea bombifrons isolate aSpeBom1 chromosome 9, aSpeBom1.2.pri, whole genome shotgun sequence contains the following coding sequences:
- the G2E3 gene encoding G2/M phase-specific E3 ubiquitin-protein ligase yields MNHTGQLSESLPCMLCGRKDDCPEKYGDKKTYPEHGLTLHYNCLLLSSGVWQRGEENEGINGFLVDDIKKEVQRSRKLRCAICKYRGASIGCVIPRCKRSYHYPCGMEKECIFQFTDSFRSYCWDHRPVQKILPSKMVGSSTCTICLENVDHVPSFYVLRGPCCKTSWFHRDCLQYQALSAGLYFFRCTVCNNREKFQSEMLRMGIHIPERDASWELEENAFQELLERYQRCDVKRCICQSGRDYNKPDSKWEIVRCQSCGSSGTHKACSSLQQLNQTWECSECQNIVCTPGKRSRPSLTASDCLGIAMEQSPKCPRLSTTPRSKRIPKQILQRDRPISDILQELRLQVNKNSVCSLLVQRKSLWNSSLKCFVKNNFSPSSTLRVKFTEYSLRKASNQANISLSEYFGLLLDAMQNSTLFEGSDRKTISMDLDALNENFYYEAGRMVAVALVHGGPAPGFFSPTLFYCLVYDPLHVQPVLDDVADSNVLQAIRMIQSCHKIQTLKSTVNHYLDYLQNTGSLCLVQTLSDKLLLVKDMLSYHVIRRVLKPLQSFKEGLKTLGVLEKIQAHPTTFWSILCLKPEKLTAKAMAELFTVTYRANSQAGQQCDAASFWAEYLEDTEEGSTAVSLENILRFATGVDSIPPAGFDPPPSIQFHHNVIPMANRNRNSLKLPMTSSYREFRQLLDTTIYDSSKST; encoded by the exons ATGAATCACACCGGCCAGTTGTCTGAGAGCTTGC CCTGCATGCTCTGCGGCCGGAAGGATGACTGTCCCGAAAAGTATGGTGACAAAAAGACTTACCCTGAACACGGCCTGACTTTGCATTACAACTGTCTA ctgCTATCCAGTGGTGTATGGCAAAGAGGAGAAGAGAATGAGGGGATAAATGGCTTTCTGGTCGACGACATTAAGAAAGAAGTACAGAGATCCAGGAAGTTG AGATGCGCCATATGTAAGTACCGGGGAGCTTCCATTGGCTGCGTGATTCCACGATGTAAACGCAGCTATCACTACCCTTGCGGGATGGAGAAAGAGTGCATCTTCCAGTTCACTGATAGCTTCAG GTCATACTGTTGGGACCATCGGCCTGTTCAAAAAATCCTTCCTTCTAAAATGGTCGGGTCCTCCACTTGCACCATATGCCTGGAAAATGTTGACCACGTTCCTTCATTTTATGTCTTGCGTGGACCATGCTGCAAAACCTCATGGTTTCACAGAGATTGCCTGCAG TACCAGGCGCTGAGCGCTGGATTGTATTTCTTTCGCTGCACTGTGTGTAACAATAGAGAGAAGTTTCAGAGTGAAATGCTGCGGATGGGTATCCATATTCCTGAAAG AGATGCATCGTGGGAGTTGGAGGAAAATGCGTTCCAGGAGCTCCTGGAGCGATATCAGCGTTGTGACGTGAAAAGGTGTATTTGTCAGAGTGGACGGGATTATAACAAACCAGACAG CAAGTGGGAAATTGTGCGGTGCCAGTCGTGTGGGTCCAGTGGCACGCACAAGGCCTGCTCCTCTCTGCAGCAGCTCAACCAGACCTGGGAATGTTCCGAATGTCAGAACATCGTCTGCACTCCTG gGAAGCGATCACGTCCGTCTCTGACCGCTTCAGACTGTCTTGGTATTGCAATGGAACAGTCTCCAAAATGCCCCAGGCTGTCCACGACCCCCAGGAGCAAACGCATACCAAA ACAAATCCTTCAGCGGGACAGACCCATCTCTGACATCCTGCAGGAGTTAAGACTCCAGGTTAACAAGAATTCTGTCTGTTCGCTGCTCGTGCAAAGGAAGTCCCTGTGGAACAGTTCTCTCAAGTGCTTTGTCAAGAACAACTTCTCCCCTTCCAGTACCCTGCGTGTAAAATTCACAGAGTACAGCCTGAGAAAAGCGAGCAACCAGGCCAACATCTCCCTATCGGAGTATTTCGGGCTCTTACTTGATGCAATGCAGAACTCTACGCTCTTTGAGGGATCTGACCGAAAAACCATTTCCATGGATCTGGATG CCCTAAATGAAAACTTCTACTACGAGGCTGGTCGAATGGTGGCGGTTGCGCTGGTTCACGGTGGACCAGCCCCTGGGTTTTTCTCCCCGACACTCTTCTACTGCCTCGTTTATGATCCTCTGCACGTGCAGCCGGTGTTAGACGACGTGGCAGACTCCAATGTGTTGCAGGCAATACGAATG ATCCAGTCTTGTCATAAGATCCAAACGCTGAAGTCTACAGTCAACCATTACTTAGATTACCTTCAAAATACCGGAAGCCTGTGCCTTGTGCAGACTCTGAGCGACAAGCTCTTGCTGGTCAAGGACATGTTGTCTTATCATGTAATACGTAGAGTGCTGAAACCCCTGCAAAG CTTCAAAGAAGGCCTAAAGACTCTAGGGGTTCTGGAGAAAATACAGGCCCATCCTACCACATTTTGGAGCATTCTGTGTTTAAAGCCAGAGAAGCTGACGGCCAAAGCGATGGCTGAACTATTCACGGTTACGTATCGTGCAAACTCCCAGGCCGGTCAGCAATGTGACGCAGCTAGCTTCTGGGCTGAATACCTGGAAGACACGGAAG AAGGATCGACTGCCGTTTCCCTGGAGAACATTCTTCGATTTGCAACCGGTGTAGACTCCATCCCACCAGCTGGTTTCGATCCTCCGCCTTCTATTCAGTTCCATCACAATGTTATTCCCATGGCAAACAGAAACCGTAATAGTTTGAAGCTTCCGATGACTTCCAGCTACAGGGAATTTAGACAATTGTTGGACACGACGATATACGACTCCTCGAAAAGCACGTAG